GTGTCAACTTAGATATATGCCCCTGCCTGATCTTCACTGCCGGGCTCGTCCCCGTTCGGACGGCTCAGTCCACGCGACGTGCTCCGCCCAGGAGACCGGTCTCCGCGTCGGTGGCCTGGGTCATCACGTACTGCCGGTCCCGCTCCGTGCACCACAGCGTGATGCCGTCCTGCAGTCCGGGCAGAGACCGGATCTCGGGGTGCGGCAGCGCTATCACTCGCCCGATCTCCGTGGCCTCGTCCGGCGACACCCGCTGTACACCCACGAGACGAGCCTGGCGCATCAACCGCGGCGCGACCGGACTCAGATAGGGAAGAAGTGTGAGTACGGACTGCCAGGGTGCTGATGCCACGCGTCCGCGGGGCGGTCGCATGCCGCAGTCACGCACCACCAACACCGGTGTGCCCGCCGACGCGCCCTGGGGCGGCACCCGCCCCACGTCGTACACGGCCAGGCCGTTCTGACCGCCGCCCACGGCGTGCACCAGCGGCATCCAGGCCTGTGCCCGTCCCGTCTCCACGGCAACACGCGCCCCCGTCGCCGCCGCGCGGAGTGCCAGGACCTGGGCCGTCCACAGACCGCCGATGAGGACGACGTCGAACGGGGTAGGGCGGTTGATCCCGAGAACGGCGGGCTGGCCCTGTTGGTTGACACCCACCACCACACCGTCGTCTCCGATGGGCAGCGAGAGTGCCCCCACCTGTTCCACGGGCAGTGTGTGGCGCGGGTGCCGGGGACCCAACAGCCCGAACCCGGTGCGCAGTCGCTGTCCGAGGCCCGTGACCTCCGGAGTGCCTTCCGGTGCGGACGCGGACGACGGCGATGCCGATGCCCTCATGGCCATCAGCGGGTACCTCCGAGCGGCAGGGTGGCGAGAACGCCGGGGAGTTGTTCACGGTCCAGACGCACGAGCCCGGTCCGCGCCTGACGCGCGGCATGCTCCAACTCGCGCCGCGCGTCGGTCAGCTCCTGATTGCTGCGACCGGTGATGCGAAGGTGACCCGCAAGGGTGACGTCTTTCCGGCCTCCCTTGGCCAGCGTCAGACTGAAGGTCGTCGCCAGCGCGGGAACCGCGGTCAGATGCGCCACCAACTGTGCCAGGGAGGTGCCGGAGCCGCCCAGTTGCGGCCAGCGGCGCACCCAGTACGTGGTGTGCCGACGGTTGTCACAGCGCCAGCTGCGGCTGGACTCCTCGGTCCGCCGCTGTGGTGCCTCGTCACGCCCGGTCTGTGCGGCCTGCGCGGTCACCATCGGGTTGGCGCACGCGGAGGTGGCGATGGCAGCGGTCAGCTCCTCCTCGGTCAACAGAGTTGCCCGGAAGCCGGCGCCGGTCAGTCGACTGGACAAGTGCTCCGCCGACCGCACCAGACACTTCTGCGCCCCGCGGAGCCCGCCGCCGCGCGCGGCCACCGCTTCAGGGCACGACTCGGGGTCGAGTTTCAACGCTATCCACATGATGCGCACCGCCGGAGCGCCGGTCTGGGCCTGGAGCGGTGCGTAATTGCTCACGACGACCGACTGCTGGGGCAGATGCAGCGCGGGCGCCGGCTGGGTGTGCACCAGGATCTGCGCCGACTCCAGCCGGATTCCGTCGACTTCGAGGACGTCCTGCACGAGCGCGACGGGCAGTGGTCGGCGACTGCGCTCGGCGCGCAGCGCACCGGCATCCGACTCCAGTTGGAGCACCGCGGTGAGGAATCCTCCGTCGCCCACCATGCCGACCGGTCGCTGATCGCGACGGTCGCCGCGGTGGAAGCTGTATGTCCGCAGGCTGGGATCACACTCAACGGCAGGTGCGAGGCCGGAATCGATCCCCGAAGGAGCCGGTGTGCTCGCGGCCCTGCGCATACGGGCCCGCAGTGCCAGCAGCGAGCCCAGCCACTCGGGCAGGGAGTGTCCGCGGCGTCGTACGAGAGCGAGCACGACCAGCACGGCGGCGGCCGCGACGGCCGGAATGAGCGCGGCCGTACCGACGAGCCATCCGACGACCACGAGGGCGGCCGCCATCTCCAGCATCACCAGCCGCTGTACCGCGAACGAGCCACCGTGCCCCGAGTGGGACCTCAGATGGGGCGACACGGACCCGCGGGAAGACGCGGCGGCGTCAGGCGCCGCTCCCGACCGCGCTGTCGGAGAAGGAGAAGACGAACCGCGCGAACGCGACCGAAGCGTGCCGCCTGATCGCGGCCCCGATTGCGATCGCGACCGGGCGCGTGTTGCGGAAGCCATTGCTCCAAAACCCCCGAACTCTCCCTAAAACCCATGCACTCAGGGCCCTGCACAACCTGAGCGCCCTGCCCGTGCCATCAGCACAGTCACGCAACAGGCATAGTAGGGGGCGGCTCTGACAGCCTGGGCGCCAGAGGCAATTGAGGACAGGGGCGGATCTTCACAGTTCCCCCCATGGCTCCGCACGGGGAGAGAGCGGACACAGATGGCATCACGGCGGGACGAACTCAACGCCTACACCTTCGCGAAGCGCCGTACGCTCGCATCCTTCCTTCAGCCGTCTCCGTCGGGTTCGGAGGAAGGCGCCCCCAAGCCGCTGCGGGCGCTGTGGCCCGGCGCTGTCGTCGGTGTGGTGATTCTCGCGGTGTTCGGGGGCATCGGTGTCTTCAGCCCGAAGGCACCCAAGGGCTGGGCCAAGGCGGAGGAGCACGTCATCGTGGCGAGCGATTCCACCACCCGATATGTGGTGCTGAAGACGAATGGTCGCGAGCAGCTGCATCCGGTTCTCAACATGGCGTCGGCCAAACTGCTCCTGGATCCCGGCAAGGCCGACATCATCACCGTCGACGAGGAGATCCTCGACAGCGGCAAGCCGCCGCACGGTGCCACGATCGGGATCCCCTACGCCCCCGACCGTCTCCCCTCCCCCGACGAGGCGGAGGTCGCCAAGCGCTGGGCCGTGTGCGAGCGTCCCGGTGACGGTGGCCGCGCCATCCAGAAAGCCGCTTTCGTCCTCGCCGAGAAGGAGTTCGACAAGACGGGAGGTGCCGAGAAGCTCTCCGGCGGCGACCTGATGTACGTTGTCGGCCCGGACGGCAAGACGCAGTACGTGGTCGACGCGCGGGGCACGGCGTACCAGCTGGCCGACCCGACCGACACCGAACTGCTCAAGGCCCTCGACACCCAGGGCAGAGACCCGCAGCGCGTGTCCCAGAAATGGCTCGACACCCTGCACAAGGGCGACCCGATCTCCATCCCGGAGATCGACGGTACGCCCGGCACGAAGGCGAACGCCTCCACCGGCCTCGAGCAGTACGACAAGGTCGGTGAGGTCATCAAGGCATACGACGGCCGGCGGATGCAGTACTACGTGGTGCTGCAGGGCGAGGTGGCCCGGATCTCCGAGTTCGTCGCCACGCTGCTGCTCAACAGCGGGGACCTCGTCGACGTCGGACAGGCCGGCGAGGCACAACAGGTCCACCCCAGTGCGGTCGCCGACAGTACGACCTTCGAGGCGGACAAGACCTGGCCGGCGTTCAAGCCGAAGACGGTGAACGACGGCTCCAGTGCCACCTCGGGCCGCAACACCGTCTGCAACGTCCTGCTGTCGGTCGGCTCGAAGGGGAAGACGAAGCTGTCCACCTGGGTGGGCACCGACTTCCCGGCTCAACTGCCGACCGGTTCCTCCAGCGCGTATGTCACTCCGGGCTCCGGCCAGCTCTACCGTCAGTTCAAGGGCGCTGAGACGAGGGCGGGTGGCGTCTTCCTGGTCACGGACACGGGCCTGCGTTACGCGCTGCAGTCCAACAGCGACAGCACCACCGGGGACGAGGGCATCGGCACCTCGGCCGAGCAGCGTGAGGAAGAGCTCAACGAGGCGAGGATCGCCCAGACCCGGCTCGGCTACGAAAAGGTGACGCCCTCTCCCATCCCGGCGCAGTGGTCGACGTTCCTGCCGACGGGGCCGCGCCTGTCGGAGGCGGCTGCGCGGCAGCCGCAGGGTTCGTAGACGCGCGGTGGAGGGGAGCGAAGCGATGTCGAAGGCGAACGCGAGGGCGCTGAGCGCGCGGATCGGGCGGATCGGGCGGAACACAGAGACGTGGGGGCTCCGGAGCGGCTGGGATACGAGACCGACGGCCCGGGCCGCCGCGATCGCGCTGATCGCCACCACCTCGGTACTCGCTCTGCCCTCGACCACTGCCTGGGCCGACGCCGGCCAGTGCACGTTCCCGTCGAAGGACTATGCGGGCCGTCCCTGGGCGCTGCAACGCGTCAACCTCGACGAGCTGTGGGCGCTGTCCACGGGGAAGAACGTCCAGGTGGCCGTGATCGACACAGGGGTGGATGTCAAGAACCCCCAGCTCGCCGAGGCCGTGGACGCCGCCAAGGGCGCGAACTACCTCCCCGCGAAGAACGCCGAGGGCGAGAAGATCGACCGCGGCAACAGCCAGGGCACCACCGACACAGTGGGCCACGGCACACGCGTGGCCGGCATCATCGCGGCCCGGCCGCTGAAGGGGACCGGCTTCGTGGGCCTGGCCCCGGACGCCAAGATCATTCCGATCAAGCAGAACAACGCGGAGGGCGACGGAACGGCCCTCACTCTGGCGTCGTCGGTCCGTCACGCCGTCGACGTGGGAGCCGATGTCATCAACATCTCGCAGGACACGGCCAACGCCGTGCGGCCCGACGCGAGACTGGAGGACGCCGTCGACTACGCCCTCGACAACAAGGTCGTGGTCGTCGCCTCGGCCGGCAACGACGGCCTGGGCGGCAACGTCAAGGTCACCTACCCGGCGTCGTACAAGGGCGTCCTGGCGGTGGCGTCCTCCGACCGCAACAACGAACGCGCCCCGTTCTCACAATCAGGGGAATTCGTAGGAGTCGCGGCCCCAGGCGTCGACATGATCTCCACAGTCCCCGACGGCGGCCACTGCTCCGACAACGGCACGAGCTTCTCAGCGCCGTACGTTGCCGGTGTGGCGGCTCTCCTGAAGTCCAAGTACCCGGACTGGACCGCCCAGCAGGTCGTCGCCCAGATCGAACAGACAGCGGAACGCTCGATCCCCGGTCATGACCCCTTGGTGGGGTGGGGAGTGGTCGACCCCGTCAACGCGCTCACTAACGTGGACCCGGAGCGCCCTGTCGAGAGCCCGAAGCCCGAGGGCGGAGTAGCCAGGGGCGAGGCACCCTCGGTCACCCCGCTGCACTTCGGCGAGTCCGCGGAGGAACGCAACACGCGCCTGGCGACGTATGTGACCGTAGGCGGCCTCGTCCTGGTGGCGGGGCTGAGCGGCACGGCGGTGGCGGTGCGGGATTCGCGGCGCAAGCAACGACGACTGGGAGGCAACACATGGACGCACTGACCCAACTGACCGTACTGGGCCTGATTTTGTCCGTGGTACTTCTGGCCATGGCCTGCGTCAAGGCGGACTGGGTACGCGCCTGGCGCTCCCGCGTCAACCCATCGGCCGAGGAACTGCCCGACTCCGCCTTCATCGTCGCCCGCATCGCCCTCATCACGATGGCCGGCATGGGCATCTACCTGGCTGTCGAGAGCTTCGGCGTCTCCCGATGACGCGGCGTGGGACTACAGCGAGCTGACCGGGGCGGTGCGGGGGGCCACGGACGGCTTGGACGGCTGGACGTACCGGACCGACCAGGCCGGCGACTCCCTCTACTTCGACGACTACGTGATCCTCAGGACT
This genomic stretch from Streptomyces deccanensis harbors:
- the eccB gene encoding type VII secretion protein EccB, producing MASRRDELNAYTFAKRRTLASFLQPSPSGSEEGAPKPLRALWPGAVVGVVILAVFGGIGVFSPKAPKGWAKAEEHVIVASDSTTRYVVLKTNGREQLHPVLNMASAKLLLDPGKADIITVDEEILDSGKPPHGATIGIPYAPDRLPSPDEAEVAKRWAVCERPGDGGRAIQKAAFVLAEKEFDKTGGAEKLSGGDLMYVVGPDGKTQYVVDARGTAYQLADPTDTELLKALDTQGRDPQRVSQKWLDTLHKGDPISIPEIDGTPGTKANASTGLEQYDKVGEVIKAYDGRRMQYYVVLQGEVARISEFVATLLLNSGDLVDVGQAGEAQQVHPSAVADSTTFEADKTWPAFKPKTVNDGSSATSGRNTVCNVLLSVGSKGKTKLSTWVGTDFPAQLPTGSSSAYVTPGSGQLYRQFKGAETRAGGVFLVTDTGLRYALQSNSDSTTGDEGIGTSAEQREEELNEARIAQTRLGYEKVTPSPIPAQWSTFLPTGPRLSEAAARQPQGS
- the mycP gene encoding type VII secretion-associated serine protease mycosin is translated as MSKANARALSARIGRIGRNTETWGLRSGWDTRPTARAAAIALIATTSVLALPSTTAWADAGQCTFPSKDYAGRPWALQRVNLDELWALSTGKNVQVAVIDTGVDVKNPQLAEAVDAAKGANYLPAKNAEGEKIDRGNSQGTTDTVGHGTRVAGIIAARPLKGTGFVGLAPDAKIIPIKQNNAEGDGTALTLASSVRHAVDVGADVINISQDTANAVRPDARLEDAVDYALDNKVVVVASAGNDGLGGNVKVTYPASYKGVLAVASSDRNNERAPFSQSGEFVGVAAPGVDMISTVPDGGHCSDNGTSFSAPYVAGVAALLKSKYPDWTAQQVVAQIEQTAERSIPGHDPLVGWGVVDPVNALTNVDPERPVESPKPEGGVARGEAPSVTPLHFGESAEERNTRLATYVTVGGLVLVAGLSGTAVAVRDSRRKQRRLGGNTWTH
- the eccE gene encoding type VII secretion protein EccE; this translates as MASATRARSRSQSGPRSGGTLRSRSRGSSSPSPTARSGAAPDAAASSRGSVSPHLRSHSGHGGSFAVQRLVMLEMAAALVVVGWLVGTAALIPAVAAAAVLVVLALVRRRGHSLPEWLGSLLALRARMRRAASTPAPSGIDSGLAPAVECDPSLRTYSFHRGDRRDQRPVGMVGDGGFLTAVLQLESDAGALRAERSRRPLPVALVQDVLEVDGIRLESAQILVHTQPAPALHLPQQSVVVSNYAPLQAQTGAPAVRIMWIALKLDPESCPEAVAARGGGLRGAQKCLVRSAEHLSSRLTGAGFRATLLTEEELTAAIATSACANPMVTAQAAQTGRDEAPQRRTEESSRSWRCDNRRHTTYWVRRWPQLGGSGTSLAQLVAHLTAVPALATTFSLTLAKGGRKDVTLAGHLRITGRSNQELTDARRELEHAARQARTGLVRLDREQLPGVLATLPLGGTR